In the genome of Notamacropus eugenii isolate mMacEug1 chromosome 5, mMacEug1.pri_v2, whole genome shotgun sequence, one region contains:
- the LOC140508762 gene encoding olfactory receptor 51G2-like, translating into MSLLNATEFRFSTFLVTGIPGLEAMHMWLSIPFTAMFLLTLTGNITIMLVIWNERSLHVPMYLFLSMLAASDLGLSLSTFSTMLRIFWLEAREMSFPACFIQMFFIHTFQVFESGVILAMAFDRIIAISKPLQYASILTSGVILKIGLAILIRTVAVQVPLPILLRRLHFCRSNVLSHSYCLHPDIIKLSCSNTRINSIFGLFIVLSTMGLDFLLILLSYVLILKTVLSITSHGGRLKALNTCTSHVCAVILFFTPMICLSMLHRFGPKLPSHVYVLMANMHFLIPPVMNPIVYVVKTKQIRDRIIRIFHRKRPEES; encoded by the coding sequence ATGTCTCTTCTGAATGCAACAGAGTTCAGATTCTCCACCTTCCTAGTGACAGGAATCCCTGGACTAGAAGCTATGCATATGTGGCTTTCTATTCCCTTTACTGCCATGTTCCTACTGACCCTGACAGGCAACATCACCATCATGCTGGTTATCTGGAACGAGAGAAGCCTCCATGTTCCTATGTACCTCTTCCTATCAATGTTGGCAGCCTCAGATCTAGGTTTGTCCCTCTCCACATTCTCCACTATGCTAAGGATCTTCTGGCTGGAGGCCCGAGAAATGAGTTTCCCTGCCTGTTTCATCCAGATGTTCTTCATCCACACCTTCCAGGTTTTTGAGTCAGGTGTGATTCTAGCCATGGCCTTTGACCGCATCATAGCCATTTCCAAACCCTTGCAATATGCCTCCATCCTTACCAGCGGGGTGATCTTGAAGATTGGGCTGGCCATTTTGATACGAACAGTTGCAGTGCAAGTCCCTCTTCCCATCTTGCTGAGGAGGCTTCACTTCTGTCGTTCCAATGTGCTCTCTCACTCATACTGCCTACATCCAGATATCATCAAACTCTCCTGCTCAAATACCAGGATAAACAGCATCTTTGGCCTATTTATTGTCCTCTCCACCATGGGCCTTGacttccttctcattctcctctctTATGTCCTGATCCTAAAGACTGTGCTAAGCATCACATCCCATGGGGGACGCCTCAAGGCCCTCAATACCTGTACCTCCCATGTCTGTGCTGTGATTCTTTTCTTCACTCCCATGATCTGCCTGTCCATGCTGCACAGGTTTGGGCCAAAGCTTCCTTCCCATGTGTATGTACTCATGGCTAACATGCACTTCCTCATCCCCCCTGTGATGAACCCCATCGTCTATGTGGTGAAGACCAAGCAAATCCGAGATAGGATCATTAGGATCTTTCATAGAAAGAGACCAGAAGAGTCCTaa
- the LOC140508761 gene encoding olfactory receptor 51L1-like: protein MTLFNTSHFRPFLLTGFPGLEAFHPQISIVFCFLYLIAIVGNGTILVVIWEEQTLHEPMYLFLSMLAASDLGICATTLPTLLKLFWFNVREISFDACLVQMYFIHVFSLMESGILVSMAFDHYVAISNPLWYTAILTNSTITKVGLGILVRAVLAIFPAPWLIRQIKFCKVNVLSHSYCLHPDIIKLSSSDNRISRITGLIVIIFTFGIDSLFILLSYLKIFIMVLDIASQEEQLKALNTCVFHICAVLLVYIPMLGVSIIHHFGKYVLPVIHVLMGYVYLLIPPVLNPIVYCIKNHEIRTHVLKLFQPK from the coding sequence ATGACCTTATTCAACACCAGTCACTTCAGACCTTTTCTTCTGACTGGCTTTCCTGGCTTGGAAGCATTTCATCCTCAGATCTCTATAGTGTTCTGCTTTCTTTACTTGATTGCCATTGTGGGCAATGGCACCATTCTTGTAGTGATCTGGGAGGAGCAGACACTACATGAACCTATGTACCTCTTCCTTTCCATGCTAGCGGCCAGTGACCTGGGCATCTGTGCTACCACCCTGCCCACCTTGCTCAAGCTCTTCTGGTTTAATGTTAGGGAAATCAGTTTTGATGCCTGCCTTGTGCAGATGTACTTCATCCATGTCTTCTCCCTCATGGAGTCAGGCATCCTGGTATCCATGGCTTTTGATCACTATGTGGCTATCTCTAATCCTCTCTGGTATACAGCTATCCTGACCAATTCCACCATTACGAAAGTTGGTTTAGGCATATTAGTTCGGGCCGTCTTAGCAATCTTCCCAGCACCATGGCTCATTAGGCAGATTAAATTTTGTAAGGTCAACGTCCTTTCTCATTCCTATTGCCTGCACCCAGACATCATTAAGCTCTCTTCCTCTGACAATCGGATCAGCAGAATCACGGGTCTCATTGTCATCATCTTTACTTTTGGAATAGACTCTctgttcatccttctttcctaCCTGAAGATCTTCATCATGGTGTTGGACATTGCATCTCAAGAGGAGCAGCTCAAGGCCCTCAATACCTGTGTCTTCCACATTTGTGCTGTGCTGCTGGTCTACATCCCCATGCTGGGTGTATCCATCATCCACCACTTTGGGAAATATGTCCTTCCTGTGATTCACGTCCTTATGGGTTATGTCTACTTGCTGATTCCCCCTGTTCTCAACCCCATTGTCTATTGTATCAAGAATCATGAAATTCGCACCCATGTCCTTAAACTTTTTCAGCcaaaatag